From a region of the Castanea sativa cultivar Marrone di Chiusa Pesio chromosome 10, ASM4071231v1 genome:
- the LOC142613934 gene encoding transcription repressor OFP16-like, which translates to MPMNSTLGKNLNLCFTKIKWPPAPQSSSSPRDDHDHHNHTFPSTSSSTLIKNFNSLYDTNTFDSTSKSLSHSSSSLSTTTTTNTSSSSEPDYAAAFASQRFFFSSPGLSNSIIQSTININADSKSPSPQQPHNNNGFTLVNNSVAVPTYSPDPYNDFRRSMQEMVEARELEDERVDVKSDWEFLHELLLCYLALNPKNTHKFIVGAFADLIVSLMSQQPINECEFSQR; encoded by the coding sequence ATGCCAATGAATAGCACACTAGGAAAAAACCTCAACCTTTGCTTCACAAAGATCAAATGGCCTCCTGCACCTCAATCATCATCCTCTCCCCGAGATGATCATGATCATCACAACCATACATTCCCCTCCACCTCATCATCAACCCTCATCAAAAACTTCAACTCCCTGTATGACACAAACACCTTTGACTCCACCTCCAAGTCCCTCAGTCACTCCTCCTCCTCtctctccaccaccaccaccaccaacacctcCTCTTCCTCAGAACCCGACTACGCTGCCGCCTTTGCCTCCCAAcgcttcttcttctcctccccTGGCCTCTCCAACTCCATCATCCAATCCACCATTAATATCAATGCTGACTCAAAATCTCCATCCCCTCAACAACCCCATAATAACAATGGTTTTACACTGGTCAACAACAGTGTGGCGGTCCCGACATACTCACCAGACCCTTACAATGACTTCCGTCGGTCCATGCAGGAAATGGTGGAGGCGCGTGAATTAGAAGATGAGCGCGTGGACGTGAAATCCGACTGGGAATTCTTGCATGAGCTTCTTTTGTGCTATCTAGCACTCAACCCTAAGAACACCCACAAGTTCATTGTGGGAGCTTTTGCGGATCTGATTGTTAGCCTCATGTCACAGCAGCCCATCAACGAGTGTGAATTTTCACAACGGTGA